The Stenotrophomonas rhizophila genome has a window encoding:
- the gspE gene encoding type II secretion system ATPase GspE → MNAVTHDLAEESAMDAETRIVALLLRNGRLKEADLARARPLQREAGGSLLPLLVRLGLVSERDHAQACAEVLGLPLLEGKSVPEAPPESLIDALPLSLRFLKQFHACPLALHDGVLDLWLSDPQEPYTADAVQLAMAVPVHLHVGLRSEIDDVIERWFGQGRSAMGAIIETADGEGSVVDDIEHLRDLASEAPVIRLVNLVIQRAVELRASDIHIEPFENRLKVRYRVDGVLIEGESPPANLTAAVISRIKIMARLNIAERRLPQDGRIMLRVQGKELDLRVSTVPTAHGESVVMRLLDRDTVVFDFHRLGFTDTFLPQFRKVLEQPHGILLVTGPTGSGKTTTLYTALSQLNTADVKIITVEDPVEYQIEGINQIQAKPQIGLDFANALRSIVRQDPDIIMIGEMRDLETARIAIQSALTGHLVLSTLHTNNAAGGITRLLDMGVEDYLLTSTINGILAQRLVRRLEPQHALRYLASPEEIDKFGLRRLQPEGDIYLYRAQPSAIAPTGYLGRTTIMEFLVMNDELRRAVMRRAGMGEVEQIARAAGMRTMYEDGLAKALMGHTTLEEVLRVTEES, encoded by the coding sequence GTGAATGCGGTAACCCACGATCTTGCTGAAGAGTCAGCCATGGATGCGGAAACCCGCATCGTGGCGCTGTTGCTACGCAACGGGCGGCTGAAGGAGGCCGACCTGGCCCGCGCGCGGCCGCTGCAGCGCGAAGCCGGTGGCAGCCTGCTGCCGCTGCTGGTGCGGCTGGGCCTGGTGTCCGAGCGCGACCACGCGCAGGCCTGCGCCGAGGTGCTGGGGCTGCCGCTGCTGGAGGGCAAGAGCGTGCCCGAAGCGCCCCCCGAATCCCTGATCGATGCGCTGCCGCTGTCGCTGCGCTTCCTCAAACAATTCCATGCCTGCCCGCTGGCGCTGCACGACGGCGTGCTCGACCTGTGGCTGAGCGACCCGCAGGAGCCGTACACCGCCGATGCGGTGCAGCTGGCGATGGCGGTGCCGGTACACCTGCACGTGGGCCTGCGCTCGGAGATCGATGACGTCATCGAACGCTGGTTCGGCCAGGGCCGCAGCGCGATGGGCGCCATCATCGAAACCGCTGACGGCGAAGGCAGCGTGGTCGACGACATCGAGCACCTGCGTGACCTGGCTTCCGAAGCGCCGGTGATCCGCCTGGTCAACCTGGTGATCCAGCGTGCGGTGGAACTGCGCGCGTCGGACATCCATATCGAACCGTTCGAGAACCGGCTGAAGGTGCGTTATCGCGTCGATGGCGTGCTGATCGAAGGCGAAAGCCCGCCGGCCAACCTCACCGCTGCGGTGATCAGCCGCATCAAGATCATGGCGCGGCTGAACATCGCCGAGCGCCGCCTGCCGCAGGATGGCCGCATCATGCTGCGCGTGCAGGGCAAGGAGCTGGACCTGCGCGTGAGCACCGTACCCACCGCGCACGGCGAAAGCGTGGTGATGCGCCTGCTCGATCGCGACACCGTGGTGTTCGACTTCCACCGGCTCGGCTTCACCGATACGTTCCTGCCGCAGTTCCGCAAAGTGCTCGAGCAGCCGCACGGCATCCTGCTGGTCACCGGCCCCACCGGCTCGGGCAAGACCACCACGTTGTATACCGCGCTGAGCCAGCTCAACACCGCGGATGTAAAGATCATCACCGTCGAGGATCCGGTCGAATACCAGATCGAAGGCATCAACCAGATCCAGGCCAAGCCGCAGATCGGTCTGGACTTCGCCAACGCGCTGCGCAGCATCGTGCGCCAGGACCCGGACATCATCATGATCGGCGAAATGCGCGACCTGGAAACCGCGCGCATCGCGATCCAGTCCGCGTTGACGGGCCACCTGGTGCTGTCCACGCTGCATACCAACAACGCCGCCGGCGGCATCACCCGCCTGCTCGACATGGGCGTGGAAGACTACCTGCTCACCTCCACCATCAACGGCATCCTGGCCCAGCGCCTGGTGCGCCGGCTGGAACCGCAGCACGCGCTGCGCTACCTGGCCTCACCGGAGGAGATCGACAAGTTCGGGCTGCGCCGCCTGCAGCCGGAAGGAGACATCTACCTGTACCGCGCGCAGCCCTCGGCGATCGCGCCGACCGGTTACCTCGGGCGTACCACCATCATGGAATTCCTGGTGATGAACGACGAGCTGCGGCGCGCGGTGATGCGCCGCGCCGGCATGGGCGAAGTGGAACAGATCGCCCGCGCCGCCGGCATGCGCACCATGTATGAGGATGGCCTGGCCAAGGCGCTGATGGGCCACACCACGCTCGAAGAAGTGCTGCGCGTGACCGAGGAAAGCTGA
- the xpsF gene encoding type II secretion system protein XpsF gives MAQYRYKALNAHGELFDGQMEAASEADVAARLQDQGHLPMEARLASEGGAGGTPWAALLRRKPFDGGALVQFTQQLATLLGAGQPLDRALTILLELPEDERSRRVITDIRDVVRGGAALSTALERQHGLFSRLYINMVRAGEAGGSLHDTLQRLSDYLERSQELKGRVINALIYPAILLAVVGGALLFLLGYVVPQFAQMYESLDVALPWFTQWVLTAGLVVREGWLAMIVVPALALLVIERKLRQPAARLALDGWLLQRKGIGGLVAKLETARLARTLGTLLRNGVPLLAGLGIARNVLGNRALAADVDAASDEVKNGNGLSASLAKGKRFPRLALQMIQVGEESGALDVMLLKTADTFEQETARAIDRLLSALVPVITLVLASVVGLVIVAVLVPLYDLTNAIG, from the coding sequence ATGGCGCAGTACCGCTACAAGGCCCTCAACGCACACGGCGAACTGTTCGACGGCCAGATGGAGGCTGCCAGCGAAGCCGACGTGGCCGCCAGGCTGCAGGACCAAGGTCATCTGCCGATGGAAGCGCGGCTGGCCAGCGAGGGCGGTGCGGGCGGCACCCCGTGGGCGGCGCTGCTGCGGCGCAAGCCCTTCGACGGTGGCGCGCTGGTGCAGTTCACCCAGCAGCTGGCCACCCTGCTCGGTGCCGGCCAGCCACTGGACCGCGCGCTGACCATCCTGCTGGAACTGCCCGAAGACGAACGCAGCCGGCGGGTGATCACCGACATCCGCGACGTGGTGCGCGGCGGTGCCGCGCTGTCGACCGCGCTGGAACGCCAGCACGGGTTGTTTTCGCGGCTGTACATCAACATGGTGCGCGCCGGTGAAGCCGGTGGCAGCCTGCACGACACCCTGCAGCGGCTGTCCGATTACCTGGAGCGCAGCCAGGAGCTGAAGGGCAGGGTGATCAATGCGCTGATCTACCCGGCGATCCTGCTGGCGGTGGTCGGCGGGGCGCTGCTGTTCCTGTTGGGCTACGTGGTGCCGCAGTTCGCGCAGATGTACGAAAGCCTGGATGTGGCGCTGCCGTGGTTCACCCAGTGGGTGCTCACTGCTGGCCTGGTGGTGCGCGAGGGCTGGCTGGCGATGATCGTGGTGCCGGCGCTGGCGCTGCTGGTGATCGAACGCAAGCTGCGCCAGCCGGCGGCGCGCCTGGCGCTGGATGGCTGGCTGCTGCAGCGCAAGGGCATCGGCGGACTGGTGGCCAAGCTGGAAACCGCACGGCTGGCGCGCACGCTGGGCACGCTGCTGCGCAACGGCGTGCCGCTGCTGGCTGGCCTGGGCATCGCACGCAACGTACTGGGCAACCGCGCGCTGGCCGCCGACGTGGACGCGGCCAGCGACGAGGTCAAGAACGGCAACGGCCTGTCCGCCTCGCTGGCCAAGGGCAAGCGCTTTCCCCGGCTTGCGCTGCAGATGATCCAGGTCGGCGAAGAATCCGGCGCGCTGGATGTCATGCTGCTCAAGACCGCCGATACCTTCGAACAGGAAACCGCGCGTGCCATCGATCGGCTGCTGTCGGCGCTGGTGCCGGTGATCACCCTGGTGCTGGCCTCGGTGGTCGGCCTGGTGATCGTGGCCGTGCTGGTGCCGCTGTACGACCTCACCAATGCCATCGGCTGA
- the gspG gene encoding type II secretion system major pseudopilin GspG translates to MIHRRKLVRFSSPRNQSGMSLLEIIIVIVLIGAVLTLVGSRVLGGADRGKANIAKSQVQTMAGKIENYQLDTGKLPAKLDDLVTQPGGSNGWLGPYAKASELNDPWGNALEYRAPGEGQPFDLISLGKDGKVGGTSYDADIKYE, encoded by the coding sequence ATGATCCACCGTCGCAAGCTGGTCCGTTTTTCCTCGCCGCGCAACCAGTCGGGCATGAGCCTGCTGGAAATCATCATCGTCATCGTGCTGATCGGCGCGGTGCTCACCCTGGTCGGCAGCCGCGTGCTCGGTGGCGCCGATCGCGGCAAGGCCAACATCGCCAAATCGCAGGTGCAGACCATGGCCGGCAAGATCGAGAACTACCAGCTCGATACCGGCAAGCTGCCGGCCAAGCTGGACGACCTGGTCACCCAGCCGGGCGGCAGCAACGGCTGGCTGGGCCCGTATGCCAAGGCCAGCGAGCTGAACGATCCGTGGGGCAACGCACTGGAATACCGCGCACCGGGCGAAGGCCAGCCGTTCGACCTGATCAGCCTGGGCAAGGATGGCAAGGTCGGTGGCACCAGCTACGACGCGGACATCAAGTACGAGTAA
- the xpsH gene encoding type II secretion system protein XpsH, translating into MPAPPRWTRRPHALSRRRAVRGVSLLEMLLVVALIAIIGVLTATAMNGGIDGVRLRNAGKEVASQLRYTRTQAIATGERQRFLIDPEARTWEAANGRHGSLPAALEVHFRGAAQVAGVANGKGGIAFHPDGGSSGGTIELGVRDALWRIDVSWITGEVRSGPVRGAP; encoded by the coding sequence ATGCCTGCCCCGCCACGCTGGACACGACGCCCGCACGCGCTGTCGCGACGGCGTGCCGTGCGCGGCGTTTCACTGCTGGAAATGCTGCTGGTGGTGGCCCTGATCGCGATCATCGGGGTGCTCACCGCCACGGCCATGAACGGCGGCATCGACGGCGTGCGGCTGCGCAATGCCGGCAAGGAAGTGGCCAGCCAGCTGCGCTACACACGCACCCAGGCCATTGCCACCGGGGAACGCCAGCGCTTCCTGATCGATCCCGAGGCGCGCACCTGGGAAGCCGCCAACGGCCGCCACGGCAGCCTGCCCGCTGCACTCGAGGTCCATTTCCGGGGTGCCGCCCAGGTCGCCGGCGTGGCCAACGGCAAGGGCGGCATCGCCTTCCATCCCGACGGCGGCTCCAGTGGCGGCACCATTGAACTGGGTGTACGCGATGCGCTGTGGCGCATCGACGTGAGCTGGATCACCGGCGAAGTGCGCTCGGGTCCAGTGCGGGGCGCGCCATGA
- the xpsI gene encoding type II secretion system protein XpsI has protein sequence MKHQRGYSLLEVIVAFALLALALTLLLGSLSGAARQVHNADLRTRAMLHAQSLLAATGIEQPLQEGRSQGDWEDGRYRWELQVEPYVDARASALPQAAATTVSGPTLAQLTLQVRWGEGNGERLQWRSLRLLPNTPEAPR, from the coding sequence ATGAAGCACCAGCGTGGTTATTCGCTGCTCGAAGTGATCGTCGCCTTCGCGTTGCTGGCACTGGCGTTGACGCTGCTGCTGGGCAGCCTGTCCGGGGCCGCACGCCAGGTGCACAACGCCGACCTGCGCACCCGCGCGATGCTGCACGCGCAGTCGCTGCTGGCCGCGACCGGCATCGAACAACCGCTGCAGGAAGGGCGTTCGCAGGGCGACTGGGAAGACGGCCGCTACCGCTGGGAGCTGCAGGTGGAGCCGTACGTGGATGCGCGCGCCAGTGCGCTGCCCCAGGCCGCTGCCACTACCGTCAGCGGGCCGACCCTGGCCCAGCTGACCCTGCAGGTGCGCTGGGGCGAAGGCAACGGCGAACGCCTGCAGTGGCGTTCGCTGCGGCTGTTGCCCAACACGCCCGAGGCGCCGCGATGA
- a CDS encoding type II secretion system protein J, with product MSRRGARGFTLIEVLLATVLLVGGLALAFATVRSAMNIAQRGERVAAQNERMRAVEGFLRRRLSMALPTAAEPPDPTREPLYFQGEPQRMLFVSELPGYLGRGGPYVHELQVNRNGDALRLDVALTLVQNGERIDETPPRAPELLADALREVAFRYRGIDPRSGQLGDWQTRWEDTRRLPLLVEIRIVPQQGPAWPPMVAALSQSRGPRS from the coding sequence ATGAGCCGGCGCGGCGCACGCGGCTTCACCCTGATCGAAGTGCTGCTGGCCACCGTGCTGCTGGTCGGCGGGCTGGCGCTGGCCTTCGCCACCGTGCGCTCGGCGATGAACATCGCCCAGCGGGGCGAGCGCGTGGCTGCGCAGAACGAGCGCATGCGCGCGGTGGAAGGCTTCCTGCGCCGCCGCCTCAGCATGGCGCTGCCCACCGCCGCCGAGCCGCCCGATCCCACCCGCGAACCGCTGTATTTCCAAGGCGAGCCCCAGCGCATGCTGTTCGTGTCCGAACTGCCGGGTTATCTCGGCCGGGGTGGGCCCTACGTGCATGAGCTGCAGGTCAATCGCAACGGCGATGCACTGCGGCTGGACGTTGCACTGACCCTGGTGCAGAACGGCGAGCGCATCGACGAAACCCCGCCGCGCGCGCCGGAACTGCTGGCCGACGCGCTGCGCGAGGTCGCGTTCCGCTACCGCGGCATCGATCCGCGCAGCGGCCAGCTGGGCGATTGGCAGACGCGCTGGGAGGACACCCGGCGGCTGCCGTTGCTGGTGGAGATCCGCATCGTGCCGCAGCAGGGCCCGGCATGGCCGCCGATGGTGGCCGCGTTGTCGCAGTCGCGCGGGCCGCGCTCGTGA
- a CDS encoding general secretion pathway protein GspK, whose translation MRRARGAALVLVLWLIALLTAVVGAFALSARIEHLQQRVIGDDAIGQEHARAGLEYALFRLRPSALQPPWQADGRRYRWTFDGRQIDLRIIDENGKINLNLADTALLTAFLRALEVEPGRAQQLAGAIADWRDPDSLKQPGGGAETADYQAAGLPYGARNGRFETLGELQRVLGMDADLYERMEPMLTLYSRQSRPDPRFAAGPVLNALGLDAERLLAERERAEAAGDENVTGALASGSGTYSIESRALDERGRVSVLRAVVRMGAAGTPGTAYTVLRWEQGMAAR comes from the coding sequence GTGAGGCGCGCGCGCGGTGCCGCGCTGGTGCTGGTGCTGTGGCTGATCGCACTGCTCACCGCCGTGGTCGGCGCATTCGCGCTCAGCGCGCGCATCGAGCACCTGCAGCAGCGGGTGATCGGTGACGATGCAATCGGCCAGGAGCATGCACGCGCCGGGCTGGAGTACGCCCTGTTCCGCCTGCGCCCCTCCGCGCTGCAACCGCCGTGGCAGGCCGATGGCCGCCGCTATCGCTGGACCTTCGATGGCCGCCAGATCGACCTGCGGATCATCGACGAGAACGGCAAGATCAACCTCAACCTGGCCGATACCGCCTTGTTGACCGCGTTCCTGCGCGCGCTGGAGGTGGAACCCGGGCGCGCCCAGCAGTTGGCGGGTGCGATCGCCGATTGGCGCGATCCCGACAGCCTCAAACAGCCCGGCGGCGGTGCCGAGACCGCCGACTACCAGGCGGCCGGCCTCCCGTATGGCGCGCGCAACGGGCGCTTCGAGACGCTCGGCGAGCTGCAGCGGGTGCTGGGCATGGACGCCGACCTCTATGAACGGATGGAACCGATGCTGACCCTGTACAGTCGGCAGTCGCGTCCGGATCCCCGGTTCGCGGCCGGGCCGGTGTTGAACGCGCTCGGGCTGGATGCCGAACGCCTGCTGGCCGAACGCGAGCGGGCCGAAGCGGCCGGCGACGAAAACGTGACCGGCGCGCTTGCCAGTGGCAGCGGCACCTATAGTATCGAGAGCCGCGCGCTGGATGAGCGCGGACGGGTTTCGGTGTTGCGTGCGGTAGTGCGCATGGGCGCGGCAGGCACGCCGGGAACGGCTTACACAGTACTTCGCTGGGAACAGGGAATGGCAGCACGATGA
- a CDS encoding PilN domain-containing protein, translated as MTAWRDSLVQARGRFAPGVGNGLRWWRRSLLAWLPLRWQWAMGWSRSRLLLSRHAEQLVLRRDTATQLQAVAELPWPTTPADLERVLDARLRALPRHWVLPAAAVLRRPLRLPAAAAPRLRDVVGFEIDRQTPFEASQVHYDVRELDTLPDGQLQVELVVIPRQALEQWSQQAGSWAQQLAGVDADDGTGQPLGVNLLPPTQRRVTHDPMRRWNLLLAVATVVLLALAGTQLLDNRQAAADRLRGQVDAAAHDARRVAAQRQQLQELVDGAAFLEGKRAEHASTVELWNELTRLLPDGTYLEKLSVEGNTLQLIGLSREASQLVSLLQDSPLWRKVNLTGVLQADGGAAGRDRFTLTAELQPLPGAPAAATPAPEVADGNAANTP; from the coding sequence ATGACGGCATGGCGGGACAGTCTGGTGCAGGCACGGGGACGGTTCGCGCCCGGCGTGGGCAATGGCCTGCGCTGGTGGCGGCGTTCGCTGCTGGCCTGGCTGCCGCTGCGCTGGCAATGGGCCATGGGCTGGTCGCGTTCGCGCCTGCTGCTGTCGCGGCATGCCGAACAGCTGGTGCTGCGCCGCGATACCGCGACCCAGCTGCAGGCCGTGGCCGAACTGCCGTGGCCCACCACGCCGGCCGACCTGGAGCGGGTGCTGGATGCGCGCCTGCGCGCGCTGCCACGGCACTGGGTGCTGCCGGCCGCCGCGGTGCTGCGCCGCCCGCTGCGCCTGCCGGCCGCCGCTGCACCGCGCCTGCGCGACGTGGTCGGCTTCGAGATCGACCGGCAGACCCCGTTCGAGGCCAGCCAGGTCCACTACGACGTCCGCGAACTGGACACATTGCCCGACGGCCAGCTGCAGGTGGAACTGGTGGTCATTCCGCGCCAGGCGCTGGAGCAGTGGTCGCAGCAGGCCGGCAGCTGGGCGCAGCAGCTGGCCGGCGTGGATGCCGACGATGGCACGGGGCAGCCGCTGGGCGTGAACCTGCTGCCGCCGACCCAGCGCCGGGTCACCCACGACCCGATGCGGCGCTGGAACCTGCTGCTCGCCGTGGCCACCGTGGTGCTGCTGGCCCTGGCCGGGACCCAGCTGCTGGACAACCGCCAGGCCGCCGCCGATCGCCTGCGCGGGCAGGTCGATGCCGCCGCACACGACGCGCGCCGCGTCGCCGCGCAGCGCCAGCAGTTGCAGGAGCTGGTCGATGGCGCCGCGTTCCTGGAAGGCAAGCGCGCCGAACATGCCAGCACCGTGGAGCTGTGGAACGAACTCACCCGGCTGCTGCCCGATGGCACCTACCTGGAAAAACTTTCTGTTGAAGGCAACACGCTGCAGCTGATCGGACTGAGCCGCGAGGCCTCGCAGCTGGTCTCCCTGCTGCAGGATTCACCGCTGTGGCGCAAGGTCAACCTGACCGGCGTGCTGCAGGCCGATGGCGGCGCCGCCGGCCGTGACCGCTTCACCCTCACCGCCGAGCTGCAGCCGCTGCCCGGTGCCCCGGCCGCCGCCACGCCCGCCCCGGAGGTTGCCGATGGCAATGCCGCCAACACGCCGTGA
- the gspM gene encoding type II secretion system protein GspM produces MAMPPTRRDRWLALALLLAVIALAYLLLVHPWFTRPLLDINQGIAELQEREQRVQSQLQQRTAVQERLQQVQAALEGRPGFLREPTAESAAAALSSRLQDAVASASPGNRSCTISNRSPLTDTARDAQFPRVALQVRLRCGVPEMAAVLHTLETGSPRLFVNNLNLLAQRFQASPNETGTGLDVSFELVGYLRPGAGSDAAAAPVEPAPEPAPAGLEPVGSAMAAPTDPGTAEPVEEGTHED; encoded by the coding sequence ATGGCAATGCCGCCAACACGCCGTGACCGCTGGCTGGCACTGGCGTTGCTGCTGGCGGTGATCGCGCTGGCCTACCTGCTGCTGGTGCATCCGTGGTTCACCCGGCCGCTGCTGGACATCAACCAGGGCATTGCCGAGCTGCAGGAACGCGAGCAGCGCGTGCAGTCCCAGCTGCAGCAGCGCACCGCCGTGCAAGAGCGCCTGCAGCAGGTGCAGGCGGCACTGGAAGGGCGCCCCGGCTTCCTGCGCGAACCCACTGCTGAATCGGCCGCCGCCGCCTTGTCGAGCCGGTTGCAGGATGCGGTCGCGTCGGCCAGCCCTGGCAACCGCAGCTGCACCATCAGCAACCGCTCACCGTTGACCGACACCGCGCGCGATGCGCAGTTCCCGCGCGTGGCCCTGCAGGTCCGCCTGCGCTGTGGCGTGCCGGAAATGGCGGCGGTGCTGCACACCCTGGAAACCGGCAGCCCGCGCCTGTTCGTGAACAACCTCAACCTGCTGGCGCAGCGCTTCCAGGCCTCGCCCAACGAGACCGGCACCGGACTGGACGTGTCCTTCGAACTGGTTGGCTACCTCCGCCCCGGTGCAGGCAGCGATGCGGCCGCCGCGCCGGTCGAGCCTGCACCCGAACCCGCGCCGGCAGGGCTGGAACCGGTCGGCTCGGCGATGGCCGCCCCGACCGACCCCGGCACGGCCGAACCGGTCGAGGAGGGCACCCATGAAGATTGA
- a CDS encoding general secretion pathway protein GspN codes for MKIELAPLRSWWLGGVAAWAAAIWIATLFGVGGRIAPAGAGDRAPPPLPTLAAAAPERIASAEAYAAIGARPLFAEDRKPRPYLLGGSEPGSSASAVTLTGVLLTSEFGMAILTTDQKQSLRLRLNGDAVNGWQLLALEPRSATVTGPGGTQTLELVTFSGQGGEPPTVLGTAAGAGQANGARPPVPAPAQNAGRGPTTNFTGAPPPAAQAAAEAAANAAANAAAAAAQKPATQGPSEEQMQAIRARIQARRQQLQQQQSQQPPAGGSGQTK; via the coding sequence ATGAAGATTGAACTGGCCCCCCTGCGCAGCTGGTGGCTGGGCGGCGTGGCCGCCTGGGCCGCCGCGATCTGGATCGCCACGCTGTTCGGCGTGGGCGGTCGCATCGCCCCGGCCGGTGCCGGCGACCGGGCCCCACCGCCGCTGCCGACCCTGGCCGCGGCCGCGCCGGAACGGATCGCCTCGGCCGAGGCGTATGCCGCCATCGGCGCGCGGCCGCTGTTCGCCGAAGACCGCAAGCCGCGTCCGTACCTGCTGGGCGGCAGCGAGCCGGGCAGCAGCGCCAGCGCGGTCACCCTGACCGGCGTGCTGCTCACCTCCGAATTCGGCATGGCCATCCTCACCACTGACCAGAAGCAGTCGCTGCGCCTGCGCCTCAACGGCGATGCGGTCAACGGCTGGCAGCTGCTTGCGCTGGAGCCGCGCAGTGCCACCGTCACCGGACCCGGCGGCACCCAGACCCTGGAACTGGTGACCTTCAGCGGGCAGGGCGGCGAACCGCCGACCGTGCTGGGCACCGCCGCCGGCGCAGGCCAGGCCAATGGCGCGCGCCCGCCGGTTCCCGCGCCCGCGCAGAACGCAGGCCGCGGACCCACGACGAACTTCACCGGCGCTCCGCCGCCAGCGGCGCAGGCAGCGGCGGAAGCCGCCGCCAATGCTGCGGCGAATGCGGCCGCTGCCGCAGCGCAGAAGCCGGCCACGCAGGGCCCGAGCGAAGAACAGATGCAAGCCATCCGCGCCCGCATCCAGGCGCGTCGCCAGCAATTGCAGCAGCAACAGTCGCAGCAGCCGCCCGCGGGCGGCTCCGGCCAAACCAAATAG